The region TTGGCCCGCTCAATAATTCTATCCTTCAGGTCGTGAGGACAGGCGTTCAACCCTTTCCAGAAATAGGCCCATTCTAGATAGGTGTGATGCTGAAAAAAGCTAGAACAGCAGTTATCCGGACATTCCTGGCATGTAAGGCCAATCTTTTCAGCGCATTTTTTATAAACTTCCTCCATTTGAGCATAGAGTTGTTCTAATCTATTGAAGGCGATTTTAGGCAGAATTTTTTTTATTTTTTTAGCCATTGTTCAATTAGTTGCACACATTCCTGAGGCGAATTCTGATCGGTACTGACTACAAAATCAGCATATTGTTCATATAGCGGTTTTCTTTGCAGGTAAATGTCTTCCAGGGTTTGTCCTTTGTCCATAGCCAGGCCACGGGTGGAGACATTCTGTACTCGTTTTAGTATGGTTTGCAGATCTGCATGCAGATATATGATTGGACCCAGACTTTTTAAAAAGTCCATGGCGGGTGCGCTGTAAACTACACTGCCGCCGGTAGAGATAACACACCGGTTGAGTCTAAGGTCCAAAACTACCTTTTCTTCGGCCTGAAGGAATCCCTTAAGCCCCAGATGATCGCGAATGGATTGCAGATTTGTTCCCCACCATGCTTCCAGGAGCCAGTCTGTGTCAACATGTGCCCAGGACAAACTCTGGCTGAGTAGCTTGCCCAGGGTTGATTTTCCTGAACCAGCCATGCCTATCAAGGCGATGCATGGCCTTTTCCGGACATAAAAGGACGATTTTGAACTCATGAAAAATGGTCTAGCCTCCCAGATAAGCCTTTTTGATATCTGGGTTTTCCATTAATTCCTGAGAAGTGCCCTGCATAACTATTTCGCCGGTATCAAGGACATAACCCCTATGGGCAAAGTTCAAAGCCACCCGGGCATTCTGTTCAATGAGCAAAATGGTCATGCCTTGCCTGTTTAGTTCTTTTAAAGCCCTGAACATATCGTACATTAAAAGAGGTGCCAGACCCATAGATGGTTCATCAAGGAGAATAAAGTTAGCTCCTGTCATCAGGGCACGACCCACGGCGAGCATTTGCTGCTCACCTCCGCTTAGTGACTCGCTACGCTGCTTGCGCCGCTCATAGAGCCGGGGAAACAGATCATAGACCCGTTTGAAATCATTTTTGATGTTTGGGTCATTTTTACGAGCATAAGTTGCCAGGACCAAATTTTCTTCCACGGTCAAGTTCCCAAAAATATGTCTGCCTTCCGGAGCCAGCGCAATTTTTAATTTATGAACCACATCATGAGGTTCTACTTTGAGGATTGATTCGCCCTTGTATAAGATATCCCCTTTGGTCACTTTTGGTCCTTCAGGCGGGGGAACGCGAGTAATGGTGTGCAAGGTGGTAGTTTTGCCTGCACCATTAGCTCCGATGAGGGTAACAATTTCACCTTCATTTACATGAAAAGAAATACCATGCAGGGCCTCAATATTTCCATATTTGACGTGTAGCTCTTTAATTTCGAGTAACATTAGATTGTCTCATCTCCCAAATAGGCTTTGATTACTTGTGGATTGTTCTGAATTTCCTCTGGGGTACCTTCGGCAATAGTGGCCCCAAAGTCGATTACCTTTAGCCAGGAGCAGAGGGTCATGACCACTGTCATCTGGTGTTCAATCATCCAGATGGTGATCTTAAATTCTTCATGGATCCACTTAATCAGTCGGATCAGGTCCTTGACATCAGCAGAATTCAAACCTGCAGCCGGCTCGTCTAAAAGCAAGAGATCCGGTTTGATAGACAGAGCTCTTGCAATTTCCACTTTTCTTTGCATCCCATAAGGCAGGTTTTTAGGCTTTTCATGGATATATTTTTTCAGGTCAAGTGCTTCCAGGATATCCACTGCTGTATCCAGGATGCGTTTTTCATTTTCCATGTATCTTCTGGTGCGCAGGATAGAGTCAAATAAACTATAACCGAGATTATAATGTTGAGAGATACGGATATTGTCTAAAACAGTCATTTCATGCCAGAGGCGGATGTTTTGAAAGGTTCTGGCAATACCTAATGCTGTAACCTGATGCGGTTTTAGGCCGGCAATATTTTTTCCTTTGAATATAATTTTTCCTTTTGTCGGCTTATAAAATCCGCTGACCAGATTGAAGACAGTGGTTTTACCTGCTCCGTTAGGGCCAATGAGCCCCATTAATTCACCGCCTTCAAAGCGGATGTTAAAGTCTGAAAGAGCGCATAATCCCCCAAAGTACTGGGTTAGGCCATGTATTTCCAATAAGGACATAATGTTCTCCAACCTATTTGAACTTATATAATTTTCTAAGACCTGGAAAAATGTCTGATAGCTCTTTGTTGCCCATTATTCCTTCAGGACGGAATTGCATGAGGATAATGAGGAGAAGAGGGACAACTATCCACTTGATGATTTGCAAAGGGCGTAAAAGTTCCAGAAGAAGAGTGAAAGCAATTGCCGAAAGGACTGAGCCGGATAATGATCCCATTCCTCCGAGATAGACCATGACCAGGGCTTCTGTTGACTTGAGTATGCCAAAAGAACTTGGATTTACATAGCCCAGGACATGGGCGAACAGTGCCCCGGCCACGCCGGCCAGACCTGAAGAAATCATAAAGGCTATCAACTTCATTTTGTTGGTATTCACACTCATAATTTCAGCGGCTACTTCATCTTGGTGAATAGCAACTATCCCTTTCCCCAGAGTAGATGAAACAAAGCGGCGGATCATCCAGATTGACAGAACGGTAAAAATGAAGACCCAGATGATCATCCAGGGAAGGAAAACCACATCTTCCATGGCAAAAATAGTATTTTTCATCCCCATAAATCCTCTGGCTCCACCAATGCTGTCCAGATTGATGATGGTGGTGATGATTATATAGTTGGCCGCTATGGTGATGATAGCCAGGTAGTCACCCCTGGTTTTAAAGGAGGGAATTGCTATCAAAAGTCCAGCCAGTGCAGCTACTATAAATGCGACGACTAAAATTAAAGGAAAACCTAAAATGGCGTATTCAGGTGAAAGTAATGGCGGGCCAAAGACCCTGTCTTGAGCGAATAGGAGAACGCTTAATACAGAAGCCACATAGGCCCCGACAGCCATGAATCCAGCATGGCCACAAGAGAATTCTCCCATATATCCATTTACTAAATTTAAGCTGCTGGCATAAATAATATTTATACCCATAAACATTAAAACAGACTGGGTATATAAATCTATTAATTCATAGTAGGATAGGCCAACAAGTAGGCCGAACAAAAGAAGCAAAGTCAAAGGAACTGTAAATCTTCGCATACTTATCCTTTGTGTTGTTCCTGCAATCACGCCCATGGCGAAATTGCAGAGGGTTTTAAGTTATTTTAGTAGATTGTAAGGGTCTATATATTGCCAAAATAAGAGAAACTGTTTTTTGGATACGCGTCTGTTTCTCAGACTTTTTTAAACCAAATATAGAGTCTACAGTTTAGGCTCTTAAATTTTTGTTGTTTTTGCTACGCCGAATAGCCCTGTGGGCTTAATAGAGAGAATCAATAACAGTATACTAAAGGCTATTAGATCTCTAAACGTAGATGGGAAAAAAGCCACAACCAGAATTTCCACAAATCCGAGGATGTATCCTCCGACAAAGGCCCCGCGTATATCACCGATTCCTCCGACAACAGCGGCAATAAAGGCCTTCCAGCCTATAATGGCTCCCATGTATGGGTCTAAAATGGGATAGGACATGGCGAATAACAATCCGGCTAAACCAGCCATGGAAGAACCTAGAATAAAAGTAAAAACAATAATGGTATCTATGGGTATCCCCATTAAGGGGACAGCAAATTTATCATAGGAGATGGCCCGCATGGCCATTCCGATTTTTGTTTTGGTAACGATAAAATGCAAAAGGCCAAATACCAGAAAGGCAGAAATTATTACGGCAATTTTTAGGTTGGTCACACTGATGGAACCGAACGTGTACACTACTTTGTCAATGAGTTCAGGAAACTTGCGTCGACTAGCGCCTAAAAGGGCCAGGTTGCCGTTTTCCAGAATCAATCCGCACATGAGTGCGGTGATGACTACGTACAGTCGGTTGGCTCCTTTTCGGCGTAAAGGGCGATAAGCGACTCTTTCAATGAACACGCCCACGCAGGCAGTGAGAACCATGGTCAGTGGGATAGTCAGTGCCAGGACTGCCCACTTGGGCAGGGCCAGTGGCAGACCAAATGAATATTGGCCCAGGAAGAAAGTGGCCACAAAAAAAGCAATATAAGCACCAACCATGAAAATATCGCCATGGGCAAAATTAATGAGTAGGAGTACTCCATAAACCAGACAATAACCCAAAGCTATTAATGAGTAATAACTGCCCCATTGTAAGGCATTGAAAATGTTTTGTATAATACTTTCGAACACCAGATTACCTCATTGGTCATGTGTTTTGAGTTCTGTGTTTTATGATTGAAAATTTGCAGTTCATTTCGATAAAAATTATTTCCTGCGCAGGATAATATGCGCAGGAAGTAAAAATTCTAAAATCATAAAAAGACAAAGCGTGAAGTAAACCCTCACGCTTTGTCTAGCTAGTTTGTTATGGACATACAGATTTGGTGAAGACGAAGTCACCATTTTCATCAATACGAACCACAACGGCACATTTGATGGGGTCGCCCTGGTCATCAAACTTCATTTTGCCAGTTATGCCATCAAATTCTTTAATGTTAGCCATGGCGTCGCGGATGATCTTACGATCTTTTCTTACTCGACCGGTGAGATGACCAGCTTCCTGAATGGCCTGGAGAACAATACGGGTTGCATCCCATGTCAGAGCGGCTACATCATCTGGGGTGTAACCATATTTGGCTTTATACCTGTCAATAAACTCTTTTGTGGCTCCGGTAGCTCCAGCAGCAGCATAGTGAGTAGAAAAGTAGTGTCCTTTACAATCGTCACCACACAAGGTCATGAGCTCAGCAGAACCCCAGGCATCAGATCCCATAAAAGGTCCATTCCAGCCGAGATCGTGGGCCTGTTTTACGATCAGGGCAACCTCATTATAGTTGTTTGGCAGAAAAATAAAGTCTGGTTTTGCAGCAATGATTTTTGTCAACTGGGCACTGAAATCCTGATCCTTATCACCGTAGCTTTCAAAAGCGACTACAGAGCCAGGACCGTTTTTCTTTTCAAAGTCTTCCTTAAAAATTTCTGCGAGACCTTTGCTGTAATCATTGGCAAGGGCAAAAAGGACTGCAGCAGTTTTGGCTTTGAACTGTTTCATGGCGAAGTCAACAGCCACTGGCCCCTGGAATGGGTCTAAAAAGGCAGCCCTGAACACCCAGGGACGGTCCTTGGTTGTATCGGGATTGGTGGACCAGGGAGAAATCATCGGAGTCCGGTTGTCATTACAGACTTGACCGGCCGGTACAGCCTGTTTACTTGAGTTTGGTCCGACAATGGCCAGTACCTGATCTCTCTCAATCAGTTTTAAGGCTGCAGCAACAGCGGACTCGGCTTTGGATTCATTATCTTCATAAATGAATTCCAATTTGTATTTTTCACCGCCGACTTCGAGTCCACCTTGACCATTGATATCCTCTTTAAGCATTTCTGCAGCTAACTTGGACGATTCGCCTACCTTGGGGATATCTCCCGTCAGGGGGATGTTAAAGCCAATTTTAATTGTTTTCCCAAAGGCGAATCCAGAAACCAACAACACAAAGCAGGAAACAACAGTGGCGAAGAGCAACTTCCTCATCGTAAACCTCCTTAATAAGTTTTCCAGAGGCTATAATAAAAAAAGATATAAAAAAAAAGAGAAAAATTGCCCAAAAATTGGTTTGATGGATTTGTTTTTTAAGTATAAAATAAAAAAATAATCCATGATTTTCTATGAGCTTATTGATTTGTCTTTCATAAAATTTTGCTATAAAAAATATATAGTTAAGGAGTATGTTATGCCTGATCAGGCACTGACTATTATCAGCGAGCATGCGCAAAAAGGTGTTCTTGTCCGGGAGAAGTTTTTTAAAGAAAATGCACAGGTTTTGGTCGAAGTTGCTAGGATCATGGCTATTAGTCTGGCCCGGGGAGGTAAGATACTTTTTTGTGGCAATGGCGGAAGTGCAGCAGATGCCCAGCATTTGGCTGCCGAATTTGTTAACCGTTTTTTAATGGAAAGGCCTCCCCTCCCGGCTCTGGCCTTGACAACTGATACTTCTGTCCTAACTGCAGTGAGTAATGATTATAGTTTTAACGAAGTATTTGCTAAACAGGTTAAAGCTTTGGGGCAGGCTGGAGATGTCCTGGTAGGGATTTCTACTTCGGGCAGCAGCCACAATGTGAATAAGGCCTTGAGTCAAGCCAGGGAGTTGGATATGATTACCGTGGGTTTGAGTGGGAAAAATGGGGGCGAAATGACCGATTACTGTGATTATGTTTTAAGTGTCCCGGATAAAAATACACCTATAATTCAAGAGGTACACATTGCTGCCGGGCATCTATTATGCCGCCTGGTAGATTACTATTTGTTCGAAGCTGTCTCTGAATTGGAGAAGTACCTTGTGAGTGATGAGTAAGCCTTAAAGCGGACAGTTGAGAAAAGCGAAGAGCGGATAAAAAAGCTGTAGAAGCGGCACATACACGCCCTGAGGTGATGCGTGTAAATAGCGTCACAAAAATTTGCATAAGAGCCTGTGTATAACGGGTTAAAATGATTGAAGAGTCTGTGATCAAAATGGAGTTTGGTCACAGACTCTGAAAATATAGACCGCAAAAATTTTATGCTGTCTCGGTTAGGGAGATAATCCATGAGAATCAGGAGGATATGATATGCCTATATATGAATTTCTTTGCAACAAGTGTAAAAGAGAGTTTGAAGAACTGGTTTTTAAAGAAGATGAGCAGGTTCAGTGTCCTGACTGTGGCTCTCAGGATACCCAAAAATTGATGTCTGCCTGTAAGTTCAGGACTGGCGGTCCCATTGTTTTGGGCAAGCCTTCTTCTAATGCCATTACAACCAGAGGCAAGGCTGGCTGCGCCAGTTGTTCCGGCGGCAATTGTTCCTCCTGTGGTTGATAGGTGACAAATTCCAGAAAACACAAGTTCCAAGTAATCAGTGGTAAAGACAATGAATAGAATTATTATTGCTACTAGAGGTAGTAAACTGGCTTTGTGGCAGGCTGAGCATATAGCTGGGCAGCTTATGTCCCGCTATCCTGATCTTGAGGTGAGGTTGCTAAAAATTAAAACCAAAGGGGATAAAATATTGGATGTCCCCCTAGCCAAGGTGGGGGGGAAAGGTCTTTTTGTTAAAGAAATTGAAGAAGCGCTTATGGATGGTCGGGCTGATATTGCTGTTCATAGCATGAAAGATGTGCCCACAGAGCTTCCTGCGGGGCTTAAACTAGGCATTATTCCTGAGCGTGAAAGCCCAGAGGATCTGCTCTTGTCCTGTAAATATGAAAATTTAATGGAGTTGCCTGAGAAGGCTAGAGTAGGCACATCCAGTTTACGCAGGCAGGCGCAGCTTTTGCAATTAAGACCGGATCTGGATGTGGTTTCCCTGCGGGGAAATCTGGATACGCGGGTTAGAAAATTAAAGGAAGGGCAGTTTGATGCCATTGTTGTGGCCAAGGCTGGCATGCGTCGGTTGGGCCTGACAGTAGATTATGAATTTGAACTCGCACCTCCAAGTTTTTTGCCAGCGGTGGCACAAGGAGCTTTGGGCATTGAATATGCTGAAGGGCGTCAGGACTTGGATGAACTTTTGGGTTTTATGGATCACGCCCCTACCAGATTTTGTGTCCAGGCGGAAAGGGCTTTTCTGCATGGCCTAGATGGAGGCTGTCAGGTGCCCATTGCCTGTTACGCCCGCTACGGAGATGACCAATTGCGCATAAGCGGTCTGGTAGCTGATCTTAAGGGTGAGAGAATGGTGAGAAAAGAAAAGACAGGTAAACCTGAGGATGCTTGGCAGTTGGGGCATGAGCTTGCCCAGGAAGTTTTAAAGGCCGGGGCGAGAGAGATTCTAGGTGAACTTTATGCTTAAAGTTAAGCAAACATTTATTAGAAAGAGCCCTGCATTAGCGGGGCTTTTTTGTTGATAGTTAGTTTAAATTGGTTTTGGACACAGTGTTTAATTGGGCCTTCAAGTCGAGGCAAGTTTTTTTACCTAGGCATAATTTTAGATATTCAAGATTGAGGAGAGCTTCTAAATGATGACGGTTTATTTTTTGTAGATAAAGGCCACTTGTAAACTCTTTTTGTATGTCTTTACTGTTTAACAGAGATGTGCAGGGACTAATTATGGCCAGTTGTTGAAAATAAGCAGCTAATTCTTGCCGTAACTCAGCTGTAGTTTTCTGCCTGATTTGTTTGTTAAATTTTATTAAATTCTGCACGGGGGGCAAATTTGGCGAGTGAATAATGGTTTTTACCCCTTGAGCAAATCTTTTTAATCCAGCCAGAATATGCTCTGGTTGTACAAAATTTATGTTCATCCATCCTGCTTTCAACCAGTTGAAAAAGGCGCATTTTGTTTTGTTTGGCCCAGTTTGAATGTAAATCCCTATTGAGGCTGACTTGTAAATATATGAATCAACCCAGCCTAAGCCAGCTTTGGTTAAGCCTGGCTTTTCTGAATAAAAATAGTTCCAGTTTTCGTCCGGGCCAATGATTTCCCCTTTCTGGCCAACTTTTGACTTGTTTTTTTGTCTGGAGATGGAAATAAGAACTCTTGTCTGGGCAAAGGGCATAAGTATAATGACTCTGTCCAGATCGTAACCATAGTATCCACCGGAAAACAGGTCCGGAGTATTTTCTTCGTATTCCACCCCGGAAAAGATAATGGGTTTACTTAGACGGTCTACCTGGCTCCATAAGCTAGCTAGCTCCAGTCCGTCGCTGCTAGAAATTTTTTTCCAATAGGCAAGGCGAATAGATGATGGACGCAGAATGTTGGATGGTAGCTGGGGGTTAAACCCATAAGCCAAAATTTTTTTTAAGTCAGACTTAAGGGTGAATTGATAAAAAGCCCCTGTCATATTGGCTCGTTGGGGAAGGGTAAAGGATGAATTTTGGTTGTGAAGAACAAAATTTAAGATGGATTCAATGGACTTATGAACAAGGGGCTGAGTAGGATTTTCGCTCAGGGAGAGCAAATAGGAAAAATTTAGATTTATTGCCTCAGGGAATGGTTGGGTGTGCCCAAGATGAGATTCAGCCAAAAAAAAGAAAAACAGACAAAAGGTAAATATACGTTTTAACACAGTGCCTCATAGCTAACTAAAAAGTTGTGATATGCAAAAACATATCTCTCCTAACTTAAGCGGAAACAGTCAATAGGGCAAGAGCTTTTTAATCAAATCCAATTTTTGGGGCAAAACCTGTAAGGCATCAATGGACAGAGACAAAAAAACGTTTAATCCTAAGCCTAACGAATCAAAAGACGACATAAGTATGCAAAAGGGATATGCTGACATAGCAGAACATGTGCAAGATGAAATGCGAGTTGAATTTAAAGCCGAGTGGGAGTTGATACTTTTGGCGTTGGGTATTGACTATCATTGGGGCAAAAAAGGAGAACTTTTGGTTCCCAACGAAGTAGTTGCGAGAGCTGTTCGGGAGATAGAAGAGTATGAGGAGGAAGTGTTTCAAGAAAGGCAAAAAATGACAATGGAAATTCCCGATTTAAATGACAATAAAAAAGCTTGGTTCAATTTACTTGTTCTATCTTTTTTATTGCTATTTTATACTTTAATCGAGAAAAATATTTTTCGGTTGACTTTAGAGAATTGGACAATTTTGGGGGGTGTTGACGGAGAAAAAATTCGTGCAGGTCAATGGTGGCGTGTAATAACCGGTCTTACATTGCACAGCGATCCGGCACATGTCTTGTCCAATGTAGTATTTGGAGCGCCATTTGTCGTTGGTGTTTGTGCCAGGTGGGGGCTGGGCTTGGGCTGGATGACCATAATTCTTTCCGGTGCCATAGGCAATTTGGTAAATGTTTTTGTTTTAGGTCCTAGACACTTGAGCATAGGTTTTTCCACAGCGGTGTTTGGGGCGGCAGGCATTTTGGCCACCAATCTTTTAACAGAAACAAGAGGGTTTGGTAGTTGGTTTAAGTGTATTTTCTACGGCCTGAGTCTGTTGGCTTTACTTGGAGGTGGAGGGCCAAAAGTTGATCTGGGAGCACATTTTTTTGGTTTGGTTTCGGGCTTGTTTTTAGGGATTATTCTGCATAAATTGAATTTTTTTGATCCCAAGAAAAAATTAACTGAAATAATTTTGTTTTTGTCTGTCTTAGCCATTGTCTTGTGGGCGTGGGCTACCACCATACTTAATCACTCAATTTAAGGACGGAGTCTTTGCAGAAAAAAAATCAAACCAAAACGCCATATAGAACCATCTGGGAGCTTGCCTGGCCCCAGGTGTTGATGATGTTCTTTCATTTTTTGATTGGTTTTGTGGATGTGTGGGTGGCCGGAAGGCTTGGCCGGGAAGTCCAAGCCTGTATGGGGTTGATCACTCAAGCCCTATTTTTCTTTCTTGTTGTGGCCATTGCAGTGGCCAATGGTAGTGTGGCGGCCATTAGTCAGTCTTTGGGTGCTGGTCTGAGAAGGAGGGCCCAGCGTTATATCGGCCTTGGTTTAGAAGTAGGTATTGTCTTGGGGGTGGTTATTCTAGGGGCTGGTTATATGGCCAAGGATTTGTTTTTGGATTTGTTGCAAATACCAGAGAGTATCTCGCCCATTGCCAGCTATTTACTCCAAGTTTACCTCTATATTTTACCTGCTTACTATCTTTTTATTGTCAGTAATGCCTTTTTTCGGGCTCAAAAAAAAGTCATGTGCCCTTTTTATGCCATGATAATTGTCACCATTGTCAATACCTTGGGTGATTTTGGTCTGGGCTTAGGACTGTGGGGGTTGCCAAAACTTGGTTATAAAGGCCTTGCCTGGAGTACCTTTGCCTCTATTATGTGCGGGACTGTTTTTAACCTTTCTCTCCTCATACGTGCCAAAATGTTGGTACGGCAGAGTTTTGCTCCCTGGCGCTGGACAAAAAAGGCTTGGCCCTATTTATTTAAGGTAGCCTGGCCAGCAGGCCTTATGCAAATTGTCTGGCATTCAGCCTATATGGTTCTGTATGGAATTGTTGCTTCGCTGCCCAGGGGCAGTGTAGTTGCCCTGGCCGGTATGAGCGCAGGGATCAGGGTGGAATCATTTTTATTTTTACCTGGTTTTGCTTTTAATTTTACGGCCTCTATTTTGGTGGGCCACTACCTGGGGGCCAAGGATGTGGCAGGGGCCAAAAAGATTGGCTATCGGGTCATGCTTTTAGGAGTTACCTTGGTATGCTTTATGACTATCTTGTTGTGGTTGGCGATAGAACCCATTGCCAGTTTTATTGCCCCTGATCCACAAGTTAAGATGGAGGCCATCAACTATTTGAAATACAATATGGCCGCCATGCCGTTTTTGTTGCCGGCAATAATTTTAGGCGGGGCTTTGACCGGGGCCGGGGCCACTATTTATCAAATGGTTGTCATGGGCACTTCTGCCTGGTTAGTGCGCATTCCTTTGGCCTATTTCCTTGGACATATTTATCTTGAGCAGGCTACAGGAGTGTGGCTGGCAATGTTTTTGTCCATGGTTTTTCAGGCAGGGCTTATGCTTTATTTTTATCAATTTAAGGATTGGCCCAAGTTTGCCATGCGCAAGTAAGATGCGCCTGCAAAAGTCCCTTTTTGCAGGCAATGTTGAATTTTGAATGATAAATGTTGAATTATTTGAATAGGTTGCAAGGTGGGGTTGTTTGTCAGAACTGTAAAATTTTAATTATTGCAGTTGCATCAAGTAAAGGACTTGGTTTTAATCTCAAGGTATCAAAGATACATTGTCTTTGTTAGCATTGAAGAAAATGCGCTCGCAAATTAACTCAGAAAGTTGAGTTTAAAAAAAGTAGGTATGATGTAATGTTTATTAAATTTTTCTTGCTTTTTGCTTTGGTTCCAATGCTGGAACTGTATATTCTAATCAAGGTCGGCTCTATTATTGGGGCAGGACCAACTATTGTCCTGGTCATTTTAACTGCCATCGTTGGAGCTTATTTGGCCAAGCAACAAGGGATGCATACGATGTACAGGATAAGACAAAGCCTGAGTCAAAATATGTTGCCGGCTGAGGAATTGGTTGATGCATTCTTGATTTTGATTGCTGGGCTGGTTCTTCTCACGCCAGGTTTTATTACAGATTTGCTTGGATTACTTATTCTTTTTCCGCCTACACGTAAAAGTTTTAAGATTTGGCTATATAAAAAAAATTCCCAGTGGATTGATAAGGGGGATGTCCATGTTTATTATCGCAAATGGTAGATTATTTTCAGGGAGAGATTAATGGGCTTTAGAAATTTAAGTCAGTGT is a window of Desulfovulcanus ferrireducens DNA encoding:
- a CDS encoding FxsA family protein, with protein sequence MFIKFFLLFALVPMLELYILIKVGSIIGAGPTIVLVILTAIVGAYLAKQQGMHTMYRIRQSLSQNMLPAEELVDAFLILIAGLVLLTPGFITDLLGLLILFPPTRKSFKIWLYKKNSQWIDKGDVHVYYRKW
- a CDS encoding MATE family efflux transporter, translating into MMFFHFLIGFVDVWVAGRLGREVQACMGLITQALFFFLVVAIAVANGSVAAISQSLGAGLRRRAQRYIGLGLEVGIVLGVVILGAGYMAKDLFLDLLQIPESISPIASYLLQVYLYILPAYYLFIVSNAFFRAQKKVMCPFYAMIIVTIVNTLGDFGLGLGLWGLPKLGYKGLAWSTFASIMCGTVFNLSLLIRAKMLVRQSFAPWRWTKKAWPYLFKVAWPAGLMQIVWHSAYMVLYGIVASLPRGSVVALAGMSAGIRVESFLFLPGFAFNFTASILVGHYLGAKDVAGAKKIGYRVMLLGVTLVCFMTILLWLAIEPIASFIAPDPQVKMEAINYLKYNMAAMPFLLPAIILGGALTGAGATIYQMVVMGTSAWLVRIPLAYFLGHIYLEQATGVWLAMFLSMVFQAGLMLYFYQFKDWPKFAMRK